A segment of the Bacteriovorax sp. Seq25_V genome:
CCAACGGTAAAATGATTTGGATTTTGGTCCTGATAATCTTTAACGATATTGGAGATAGTGTTTCCTTCGATAACACTCTTTCCTGCGACGTTATCACTTCCTTCGATGATCAAGATTCGGCAAGAGCCACAAGATCCGGCCAAGCACCCGTGGGGTAATTGACATCCCTGATTATCTATTGCGTCATAGATAATGTCACCAGTTTCGACTGTGAATTTCTTTTCACTATTCGAGATTTCATTACCTTGCTCATCTATTTCTACTACTGACACGGTGGGCATATTACTTTTATCCTTTAGCTAGTAAATTTCATCGTTATTACAACCTTATCGACTCATATTTGAATAACTTAAGTGAGTGAGATTATTGAAGGAGGAAGCATGCTTAGCTTCGAGAGACTTTATAAAGACGGACATGAAGAAGTAATTTTTTTTAGTGACCCAAGCTGTAATTTAAAAGTAATTGTTGCGATTCACAATACTGTTCTTGGACCAGCTCTTGGTGGAACTAGAATGTGGAATTATAAGAGTGAAGAAGAAGCCCTAGATGACGTACTAAGACTATCAAAAGGGATGACATATAAAGCTGCTGTTTCAGGTTTAAACCTTGGTGGTGGTAAGGCCGTTATTATCGGTGATCCAGAAAAAGATAAATCAGAAGCTCTATTTAGATCTTATGGTAAATTCCTTGAGTCTTTAAATGGTCGTTACATTACAGCTGAAGACGTAAACACAAGAGTAGAAGATAT
Coding sequences within it:
- a CDS encoding 2Fe-2S iron-sulfur cluster-binding protein translates to MSVVEIDEQGNEISNSEKKFTVETGDIIYDAIDNQGCQLPHGCLAGSCGSCRILIIEGSDNVAGKSVIEGNTISNIVKDYQDQNPNHFTVGKEVRLSCRARLNGNGDVKIAALKK